TGCAGTGGCACCATAGTCAAATTGATGCTAATGGTATGTCCATGattattgaattttttattttgacaaaaaGGGCTATGCTAACAATTGACATCAAGAGtctaaaaaaagaagaaaaaatcaGGTTTCTTTTATATTCCACGCGTTTTGGTCATACAAGCTTCTTGTTTTATTTATGTCAGCCAGTAATAGCTTGAGCAACAAGAACTATCAAGTTACTTTGACTAAAGATAGATTACCTTCTTGAAAATGATCCGATATAGTTGTGCTTTTATAGGAGTTAGCCAGGACGATGCCTGGTTCGACACACTAAGCATACTAGAGTCTGACTCAGATGATGACTTTAGCAGTGTACATGGAGGTAAAAAAACCGGTACCTTTTTATTTGGTTAACCAAAGGCTTTGGCGTTCATGTCCAAGATCTTTTGCCGGTCTGTTTTGAAGTTCATTCTCAAGTAATTCTATTTATGTATTCCCTTGTTCTGCAGATTTTTTCCCCTACATTCCAAATGTACCAGTTATGCAGTACGAAACTTCATCATGCTTTTTGGATAACAAGCGCAATTTCAAAGAATACCATGACAAATATCTGAAAGTTGAAAGTAAAACCGAGAAGTTCTTAAGCAATGATGGAGTCAAGGACTTGAAGGGACTTACTTTTGTAAATACACAAGGAAAAGAACTTGTAGGTTTTGTGAAGAGTGAAGAATCTGGCACTAGGAAGAAGAAAAACTTAGATCGGGCTTTTGTGAGTTTTAACGGGATAAAAGACGACAAAATTTATGGTGACGAGAAAACTCCACAGGATTTGTTGAAGTCCGTCTTTCCACGCTTGGTCCCCTCAGTAAGTTTTAATGACAAGATCAACCTTGCCTCGAGTTCCGGACCACAATCTCAAAGAAAGAAATCGACAACTGTCATCAGGCTATCCTTCAAGAGGAAATCTGTTGATGGAGAAGAAACGAATGAATTTCGTGAGTACTTTTTATTTATTGTACCATGATAAAATATTATCCTACATAACAACAATCCTCTGTGATCCTCTGTGATGTCCGTGATAGTTGCACTACTATATagttcaaaagatttgaattgtatAGTTACCACCGATGATAGATATTGGTGTAGCAACAAATACTGAGTTCTACACATAATTGCTTTTGAATAGATCATCGATCTTATTCAACCTGAAAGTAACTTTGATATATCCAGGTGCAGCAGCAAAGTTCCTTTATCGTCCAAGAGCGGGACTAATGATTCCATGTTGCTCTGAGGTGAAGCCAACTTCAGGAACATGGGCTGACATTGAGCCTTCGACTTTTAAACTCCGTGGAGACAACTATTTCAAGTACGGTTTTTTCTTCCATCTGTTGGCCTCTAAAAAGTTTCAAGTGGTTTTATCAATTTCTTGACAAATTAAAGCATTGCAGAGATAAGAAGAAGTCTCCTGCACCAAATGTTTGTCCTTACATGCCCATTGGTGTTGATTTGTTCGCGTCCCCAAGGAAAATTAACCACATTGCGCAGCATCTCGAGTTACCCTCTCTAAAAGCAGATGGGAAAATTCCTCCACTTCTAATTGTTAACATTCAGGTAATTTGATGTCCGgtttaaactttcaaatttctgCTTGAGACCAATTTAATCTGATATAAATTTCATCATGCAGCTGCCCACTTATCCGGCACCCATGTTTCTTGGTGATGGTGATGGAGAGGGCTTGAACCTTGTCCTGTATTTTAAACTTTCGGAAAGTTTTGAGACAGACGTATCTCCCCAGTTTCAAGACAGTATCAAGGTAACTATATCGGTTCATTCACTGAAATCAATGCTAGAAAATCCCAAGGGCCTGCATTTTAATTGAGTTTGATTCTTCTAGTGAAATCAATGCTTTTATTCTGCAGAGATTGATTGATGATGATATGGAAAAGGTTAAAGGTTTTGCTAAAGAATCAATGGTTCCCTTCAGAGAGAGGCTAAAAATCATGGTTGGGGTGGCTAATCCAGAAGACCTTGTATCAAATTCGACAGAGAGAAAACTTCTGAATGCTTACAATGAGAAACCTGTTCTTTCTCGTCCTCAACACGGCTTTTATCAGGTGACCAAATTCTTCTAAAGAAAGCAAGACAATCATCAATACTTGTAACATGGTGGTTACCAATATTTGCCTTCCTGTATTACGCAGGGTCCTAATTACTTTGAGGTCGATTTGGATATCCATCGCTTCAGCTTCATAGCAAGAAAGGGACTTGATGCATTTCGTGAGCGATTGAAGAATGGAATACTCGATCTGGGATTGACTATTCAGGTTCAATACATAGAACCAGCACTCATTCCCATTtctctcttcttctttttttcctgGAATCGCTACTGAAGCCATTTTCTTGAAAAACAGGCACAAAAACCAGAAGAATTACCCGAAAAAGTCCTTTGCTGTTTGAGATTGAACAAGATCGACTTTGTTAATCATGGCCAAATACCCACCATTGTACGTCTTGATGATGATGACTGAGATGACTGAGGTTGTCTGTACCCATATTATCTGGCCTTCAATTGAGGCTAGAGAAAATTTCCAGGCTACCATGGTCTTCCTCTTCCCTGTCCAAGTCCAAGCAATCCCGCAACCagttatcaaaataaaaaagaatCTTGTTTTGTGATTGGATTCAATCACATTTTTAACATCTAAAATGTACCCTCTGATAATTAACATCTTGTAATAATTATGGTATGTTACTTTTTTCATATACTTCTCCTTGTCTTGTTCCAGCAGACAAAATTATTATGAAAAAGGATGTCATTTGTTATGTATGAAAATTGGTATCATCTTGAAGGGCATTAACTTAATATTTATGACTTCTGttattattttgttatcatatataattaatttcatTTGAATGAAAGGAAAAtaacataaatataaaaatactcATAATAAGTACTGTAAATGgtatcatttttttaatatgaCGAAGTTTTTTGAACAATCAATTATTAGCCAGACTCTTTCTTGATTTAAATCGTTCTAAACATAAAGGGAagcattaatattttttttttccagtttGAACAGAAAACAGTTAATCAGCAGATAACTACAAAGAAAACAAGTTGTTACATAATTTTATATACAGATTTTGTAAGATGAAAGCGATTTTATTGACTTGAATTAGACTTTGATTTAGCTAAGTTGTTTGAAAActtatatctttttttttttaaaaaaaaaagagcttataagataatataattttgataacTTATAAGCTGTTttgaaaaattgaaaaaaatctttttaaaactttttaaaTCTTATTATATGGCAAATCTAGCCTTGCATAATTAATATACCATGTAAGTTAATTTCAAAAACTATAATAGTAATAAAAATTAGTagtgataataataatatacgttatataatatattaataataatatttattattatataatagttattattatttatgtatttattatGATAACAAAATACAGTGATTaagtataattattattatacttATAGTTATAATTACATTAAGAATAATTGATTTATTTACTgctatataataataattattgtaataataaatattattattttataattttcgtTATAGAAATCGACATCTATAATTATTATTAGCTATCatgtatataattataataattacaTATTAACATTATAGTAAATAAACTAATAAATAATAGTAACTATAATTGTTATTGCGAAAATGAATCGAAACATATTAAATAGAAATCTATTGAAAAAAATTCTGATCGTTGTATTATCGAACTTAATAGATTGCATGCactgaaaatttaaaaaatattcggAATAACTAATTTTGTTTAGGGAGTCATTACAAAATATAgaaagataattaaatttatagaCTGTGAAGAAGCGAGAAAGTATCAAAATCATGTAGTTATGAAACTATGTGGAAAACTTCCAAAATTTAAGTCCAAAGCACTACAAAGATTCTCGTGCCTTCTTAAATTTTGCAATTTACTTTTCTGCTCGGTGTACTTGTGAGAATATTCAGGAATACTTGAGTTATTGCAACACTTCTCTAACCAGTGATTTAAAATCTTTAGTGGTTGATTTATAAACAAAATTCAAGACAACCCGTTTAGACCATTATTCTATTGCATCGATCCTTAGAAAGAAAGATTCGACAAAGCAAAAAAAGTAATGTCGAAAGTTGCAAGTAATACACAGAACAAATATAAGAACAGGGAAAACATAGAAGTCACAGTATCATAAAAAttgcatgttaaaaccattgctTTTTAACAAAATGGTAACTGAACTCTACCATATTAAACAACTAGAAAATGGAAAAGACAACGTCCGTATTTCACAGTGTACATAAACAAAGGTATTGGAAGGAAAAAAAAGTATAGAAATGAACAAAGTCAGTGTAGTATTCTTTTACAGTGAGTAAAAGTCGTGGGCTTTACAAATATATTGAATGTTTATCACAAATGATCAATTTGTATTCGTGTTTAACTTTCTTTTATGTCAGGCCAGCACGGATCGAGCTAATAATTTTCGAGCAATTAGATTTGGTATCCAAGCAAAAATTGGTGCAACACTCAATATTTGAGTGAAAAAAAGCTCGAGAAGCTAGCACCGTTGTTGGAGCTCCCCCCGGGAAGTTCTAACTCATTGAAGTCTCATGCAGCCTCTATCCATACATTCTTGGAACCTTGAATCAGAAATCTGCAGAAAAGACAGCAGAACGAAGATTACATTGAGAAAGAAAAATCGGCTTTACGGTTTAACTAGATGCAATGACATGTAGGAGTAGAACAATTTAACCAAGGGGGGCAACTTAATATATTTTCGGATCTGCCATGATGGCATAGCTTTCTCACCTTTGTAAAACCGGGATCTATGAATAATTTCTCGATTTTGGCTATGCTGTATTGAATCTATCTGTTGAGACTGATGAATCAAAGGCCCTGAATATCCAATCCTGCCTTTCTTCTTCTTGTTATGATTATAGTCCTGTCAAGATTAAGGGAGAATTAGATTCGTCCTGTCAGAAGAGTATGTTGTCTCTGGACAATGGGATTCACAAATTGAGGGAGGGAGTGAGGGAggtaatttcatatattttggCCAGGCCAAAAAACTGGATTTCCTTAATAGAAATTTACATGTAcggtttgatttttattttcatgtgtAGGGGTTGATCGCCACCCCTCACGCCTGTGGACCTTCCACCACAAAAGTCTGCATAAAAAAGACTGACACAAAAAACACAGTGAAAGCCTATCTACTTGTATTTACATATACCATCGCCTTACCAATGATAATTCCTGTGGGTCACAGCTATCAGACGGGTCAAAGGAATCGCGATGATGATGAATTTGCACTATTTCGCTATTCAATGGAAGCCTTCCTGCTGCATCATTGtgaaattttcttgaaaattcatTGGTATCTAGCGTATCTGATTCCAAATAATTGTGCGCATAAAGTACGCTGGATGGCTCTAACGCGTTGGACTTTTTACTTCTTGAACTGGTATGCTGGCTATATAATCTTTTAAATACATCCTGCTGCTTTTGCCCAGTGCCCCATGTGAAACCACTGGATCCTGTCGCTTCAACAGGTACAGAACGGATGCTGGATCCTTGAGATTGATGTGTCATCTGAGAAGCTTCAGACAAGGCCTCTGATTTTGTATCATAGGATATGTTCAGTGACATCCTAGGATCGATTCCACCTCTTCTACG
This Primulina eburnea isolate SZY01 chromosome 2, ASM2296580v1, whole genome shotgun sequence DNA region includes the following protein-coding sequences:
- the LOC140823533 gene encoding uncharacterized protein; protein product: MGACVSIPATTSKPLKITKVRKKHHGRSKKHHVNSVPDGNRKRASDAGARVTDFALSEFVHTTTTCRRSEVSNSTFHLTQLQWHHSQIDANGVSQDDAWFDTLSILESDSDDDFSSVHGDFFPYIPNVPVMQYETSSCFLDNKRNFKEYHDKYLKVESKTEKFLSNDGVKDLKGLTFVNTQGKELVGFVKSEESGTRKKKNLDRAFVSFNGIKDDKIYGDEKTPQDLLKSVFPRLVPSVSFNDKINLASSSGPQSQRKKSTTVIRLSFKRKSVDGEETNEFRAAAKFLYRPRAGLMIPCCSEVKPTSGTWADIEPSTFKLRGDNYFKDKKKSPAPNVCPYMPIGVDLFASPRKINHIAQHLELPSLKADGKIPPLLIVNIQLPTYPAPMFLGDGDGEGLNLVLYFKLSESFETDVSPQFQDSIKRLIDDDMEKVKGFAKESMVPFRERLKIMVGVANPEDLVSNSTERKLLNAYNEKPVLSRPQHGFYQGPNYFEVDLDIHRFSFIARKGLDAFRERLKNGILDLGLTIQAQKPEELPEKVLCCLRLNKIDFVNHGQIPTIVRLDDDD